In the genome of Pseudorca crassidens isolate mPseCra1 chromosome 12, mPseCra1.hap1, whole genome shotgun sequence, one region contains:
- the GSC2 gene encoding homeobox protein goosecoid-2 isoform X2 yields the protein MAATRGAAGRRGPGRPCPFSIEHILSGLPESSPPARVARPPPPAGRQSPAEPRQPEAPEAVPCTCCCCCGPRAAPRRSPEPAAGLGARLPWPLRLGPAAPLPLAVPTGGSGAPPGAGGPGPQRRTRRHRTIFSEEQLQALEALFVQNQYPDVGTRERLAGRIRLREERVEVWFKNRRAKWRHQKRASASARLLPGAKKPPKESC from the exons ATGGCGGCGACGCGGGGCGCGGCAGGCCGCAGGGGTCCCGGGCGGCCCTGCCCCTTCTCCATCGAGCACATCCTCTCCGGCCTACCCGAGAGCAGCCCCCCGGCCCGGgtcgcccgcccgccgccgcccgccggcCGCCAGAGCCCCGCGGAGCCGCGGCAGCCTGAGGCGCCCGAGGCCGTGCCCTgcacctgctgctgctgctgcggccCCCGCGCGGCGCCCCGCAGGTCCCCGGAGCCGGCCGCCGGCCTGG GCGCGCGACTaccgtggccgctgaggctgGGGCCCGCGGCGCCCTTGCCCTTGGCCGTACCCACCGGGGGCTCCGGGGCGCCGCCCGGCGCGGGCGGCCCTGGTCCACAGCGGCGCACGCGGCGCCACCGCACCATCTTCAGCGAGGAGCAGCTGCAGGCGCTGGAAGCGCTCTTCGTGCAAAACCAGTACCCCGACGTGGGCACTCGCGAGCGCCTGGCCGGCCGCATTCGCTTGCGCGAAGAGCGCGTGGAG gtCTGGTTCAAGAACCGCCGGGCCAAGTGGCGACACCAGAAGCGCGCATCGGCATCCGCGAGGCTCCTGCCGGGAGCCAAGAAGCCCCCGAAGGAGAGCTGCTGA